One genomic segment of Candidatus Deferrimicrobium sp. includes these proteins:
- a CDS encoding DUF3109 family protein, which produces MKIDPHVFQAKFPHHCALDRCKSRCCRHGVWADIGEREAILRHADLFLPYLRPEARNRSLWFGETAEDSDCPSGTAVETNVVGDACVFFHPAHGCSLQKAAIERGRHEWEFKPRFCIMFPLVVSEGVLTVDEDMDEVWCLKDENRTHPILDAVGKEVDHLFPEEIARKLRNGNGNGAKKTSAA; this is translated from the coding sequence ATGAAGATCGACCCGCACGTGTTCCAAGCGAAATTCCCCCACCACTGCGCTCTCGACCGATGCAAGAGCCGCTGTTGCCGGCACGGGGTCTGGGCCGACATCGGGGAGCGGGAGGCGATCCTGCGGCACGCGGACCTCTTCCTCCCCTACCTCCGGCCGGAGGCGAGAAACCGATCCCTCTGGTTCGGCGAGACGGCGGAGGATTCCGACTGCCCAAGCGGTACGGCGGTCGAGACGAACGTGGTCGGCGACGCGTGCGTCTTCTTCCATCCTGCCCACGGCTGCTCATTGCAGAAGGCGGCGATCGAACGGGGCCGGCACGAGTGGGAGTTCAAGCCGCGCTTCTGCATCATGTTCCCGCTCGTCGTCTCGGAGGGGGTGCTGACCGTCGACGAGGACATGGACGAGGTGTGGTGCCTGAAGGACGAGAACCGGACCCACCCGATCCTCGACGCCGTGGGGAAGGAAGTGGACCACCTCTTCCCCGAGGAAATCGCACGCAAACTGCGCAACGGCAACGGAAACGGCGCGAAGAAGACTTCCGCGGCGTAG
- a CDS encoding ATP synthase F0 subunit C, with protein sequence MFRRFTFSFLVALLFVAVASVALAAEGTPAAGGDSSMKAVIALAAGFGIAIAAFGGAMGQGRAIAAGLEGIARNPSAQNKIFIPMIVGLALIESLVIYALVIAFVLVGKI encoded by the coding sequence ATGTTCCGCAGGTTCACTTTCTCTTTCCTCGTCGCTCTGCTCTTCGTGGCAGTGGCGTCGGTGGCTTTGGCGGCGGAAGGCACTCCCGCCGCGGGCGGCGACTCCAGCATGAAGGCCGTCATCGCTCTGGCGGCGGGATTCGGCATCGCGATCGCGGCGTTCGGCGGCGCGATGGGCCAGGGCCGAGCCATCGCAGCCGGGTTGGAGGGGATCGCGCGCAACCCTTCCGCCCAGAACAAGATCTTCATCCCGATGATCGTCGGCCTCGCGCTGATCGAGTCCCTCGTCATCTACGCGCTGGTCATCGCCTTCGTCCTCGTCGGGAAGATCTGA
- a CDS encoding F0F1 ATP synthase subunit A, producing MSLSLRLFGNITGDHAVVAGFMALIPLVVPSGVMGLGVCGSFMQAFIFTVLSMIYISGAVTHAEEH from the coding sequence ATGTCGCTCTCCCTTCGTCTCTTCGGGAACATCACCGGGGACCACGCGGTGGTCGCCGGATTCATGGCGCTCATCCCCCTCGTCGTCCCGTCGGGCGTCATGGGGCTCGGCGTCTGCGGTTCGTTCATGCAGGCGTTCATCTTCACCGTGCTCTCGATGATCTACATCTCTGGGGCCGTGACGCACGCGGAGGAGCATTGA